The Brachyspira hyodysenteriae ATCC 27164 genome includes a window with the following:
- a CDS encoding glycoside hydrolase family 10 protein, protein MRKLFIFIFLSIFYILSCQKKEIIIPDNLKTMLIKDINEDRSSNPLYREFRAAWFSTVNNMDWPLEGKSEEEQKKLALKYLDTLYNNNFNAVFVQVKPDAGVIFPSKINPTTRYFFGKDSTNETDDYPFKTDMLKFIIDEAHKRNLEVHAWFNPYRIAVTYDTNKSYAEQFSKKNFIHVYAYSNNLTPIHWYDNKLYLDPGEPISAKYVIDSIMEVVENYDIDGVHFDDYFYQNMIDDKTYKYWPDEASSSKYASSQGYDPSNTNYDDYGVNGLYAWRRNNINTLVSSIYKEIKTRKPYVKWTISPAGVWRNKEKLSDYNGYEYGSDTQSYNPNFDALHADVLLWMLNGEKTESLKSAAEKDGINKMYVDAIIPQIYWSDKHETAPFDIIADWWIEQAKKFTNGKLADLYVGHPLYKMGRDTNVEPWQDIDLMSRQVDYIRTNGRNYIKGSVFFTMRNMYKDDIHTKGFGYKALNYLKENSYPFKSIIPTMNTMKYLNTLPSGLTNIYITNKFSSVEITFTDSGEYKTDKYNCAVEGTSVYYSIYRKDVEEDYIVLIDKIRRTNFNSDSNIVYNDKTANPKKTYIYYITALDRLHNESVPIMITNR, encoded by the coding sequence ATGAGAAAGCTATTCATTTTTATATTTTTATCAATATTTTATATTTTATCATGTCAAAAAAAAGAAATAATCATTCCTGATAATTTAAAAACTATGCTCATAAAAGATATTAATGAGGATAGAAGTTCAAATCCTTTATATAGAGAATTTAGAGCTGCTTGGTTTTCTACTGTAAATAATATGGATTGGCCTCTTGAGGGAAAAAGTGAAGAAGAACAGAAAAAACTTGCTTTGAAATATTTAGACACATTATATAATAATAATTTCAATGCTGTATTCGTACAGGTTAAGCCTGATGCCGGTGTAATATTTCCTTCAAAAATAAATCCTACTACCAGATATTTTTTCGGAAAAGATTCTACTAATGAAACTGATGATTATCCTTTTAAAACTGATATGCTTAAATTTATTATAGATGAAGCACATAAAAGAAATTTAGAAGTTCATGCTTGGTTTAATCCTTATAGAATAGCCGTAACTTATGATACTAATAAAAGCTATGCAGAGCAGTTTTCAAAAAAGAATTTTATTCATGTATATGCTTATTCCAACAATTTAACACCTATTCATTGGTATGATAATAAACTTTATTTAGATCCGGGCGAACCTATAAGTGCAAAGTATGTGATAGATTCTATTATGGAAGTTGTTGAAAATTATGATATAGACGGGGTGCATTTTGATGATTATTTTTATCAGAATATGATTGATGATAAAACATACAAATATTGGCCTGATGAAGCAAGCTCTTCAAAATATGCATCTAGTCAAGGTTATGATCCTTCTAATACTAATTATGATGATTATGGAGTTAATGGGCTTTATGCTTGGAGGAGAAATAACATTAATACTCTTGTAAGTTCCATATATAAAGAAATAAAAACAAGAAAGCCTTATGTAAAATGGACTATATCGCCTGCAGGAGTTTGGAGAAATAAAGAAAAACTTTCAGATTATAATGGTTATGAATATGGAAGCGATACTCAGTCTTATAATCCTAATTTTGATGCTTTGCATGCCGATGTTCTTTTATGGATGCTTAACGGAGAGAAAACTGAATCATTAAAAAGTGCTGCAGAAAAAGACGGAATAAATAAAATGTATGTTGATGCTATAATACCTCAGATTTATTGGAGTGATAAGCATGAAACAGCTCCTTTCGATATTATAGCTGACTGGTGGATTGAACAGGCTAAAAAGTTCACTAATGGTAAATTGGCCGATTTATATGTAGGACATCCCCTTTATAAAATGGGCAGGGATACTAATGTAGAGCCTTGGCAGGATATAGATTTGATGTCAAGACAGGTTGATTATATAAGAACTAATGGCAGAAATTATATAAAAGGTTCTGTATTTTTTACTATGAGAAATATGTATAAAGATGATATTCATACAAAAGGTTTTGGTTATAAGGCTTTGAATTATTTAAAAGAAAATAGTTATCCTTTTAAATCTATAATACCTACTATGAACACTATGAAATATTTAAATACTTTGCCTTCAGGTTTAACTAATATTTATATAACAAATAAATTCAGTAGTGTAGAAATCACTTTCACAGATTCAGGAGAATATAAAACTGATAAATATAATTGTGCTGTAGAAGGTACAAGTGTTTATTATTCCATATACAGAAAAGATGTTGAAGAAGATTATATAGTTTTGATTGATAAAATAAGAAGAACTAATTTCAATTCTGATTCTAATATTGTATATAATGATAAAACAGCAAATCCTAAGAAAACTTATATTTATTATATTACTGCTTTAGATAGGCTTCATAATGAGAGTGTGCCTATTATGATTACAAATAGATAA
- a CDS encoding SpoIVB peptidase S55 domain-containing protein — MGTMRRKLIFIFTLLVTLTFNLFSQTNEELPPYPPENPEIISMDEIYEGMEGVGYTVAHGTNVEPFKVTVVSILKKRWRNSDAILVRCEGLDLEHSGIVAGMSGSPIYFNGKLAGALSFGWGYSKDPIAGVTPIEEMFKLYNDTNLQPPALAFTDNNALKTPLIFSGVSTKAFDTYSSSFNKNGFYPMQSGGSVSDTNQAKKFLFGDSVALILADGDISLASIGTVTHTDDEKFVIFGHSMWSKGSLRAPVSRAYINHMLSSYESSFKLGYAYSNYLGYTIYDGVFGVSGVYGEIPENMMVPIKIELDDTDFLKRDFNFRILNDTAVFTDILSMSLYNAISSAAGENEEGVFSISYEIETDYFEEPYKVSNRILSYSSADAFKDAISQVISPVSFFIRNNFNRVGIKSIKLSIKRNNLEYVFLNDITLVEPRAVAGETIHLRLGYTPYGKEKQYVDIPVKLPVNLKTDVYSIYAANEYIFNYAEQLFMPSKYEIRSLDDVQRIYGKSYDDSALKVWLYSSSRGVQIGKDLYPTLPPSKYGAMAKNATSDKAAVITPINGNYQMDSSILGLMKLDIIIEGARKYENR; from the coding sequence ATGGGAACTATGAGAAGAAAATTAATATTTATTTTTACATTGTTAGTTACATTAACATTCAATTTATTTTCACAGACAAATGAAGAATTACCGCCTTATCCTCCAGAAAATCCTGAAATTATATCTATGGACGAAATTTATGAGGGAATGGAAGGTGTTGGATATACAGTTGCACATGGAACTAATGTAGAGCCTTTTAAAGTAACAGTAGTATCTATCTTAAAAAAAAGATGGCGCAACAGTGATGCCATACTTGTAAGATGCGAAGGGCTTGATTTGGAGCATTCTGGAATTGTAGCTGGTATGAGCGGTTCTCCTATATATTTTAATGGAAAATTAGCAGGGGCATTATCTTTTGGCTGGGGGTATTCTAAAGATCCTATAGCCGGAGTTACACCTATAGAAGAAATGTTTAAATTATATAATGATACTAATTTACAGCCTCCTGCATTAGCCTTTACTGATAATAATGCTCTTAAAACACCTTTAATATTTTCAGGTGTAAGTACAAAAGCATTTGATACATATTCTTCTTCTTTTAATAAAAATGGATTTTATCCAATGCAGTCTGGAGGCTCTGTTTCTGATACAAATCAGGCAAAAAAATTTTTATTCGGAGATTCAGTTGCATTAATTCTTGCTGACGGGGATATTTCTTTAGCAAGTATAGGTACAGTTACTCATACAGACGATGAGAAATTTGTTATTTTTGGTCATTCTATGTGGTCAAAAGGAAGCTTAAGAGCACCTGTATCAAGAGCTTATATTAATCATATGCTGTCTTCTTATGAATCTTCATTCAAACTTGGATATGCTTATTCTAATTATTTAGGATATACTATTTATGACGGAGTATTTGGAGTATCTGGTGTTTATGGAGAAATTCCTGAAAATATGATGGTTCCTATAAAAATAGAATTAGATGATACAGATTTCCTTAAAAGAGATTTTAATTTTAGAATATTGAATGATACGGCAGTTTTTACAGATATACTTTCTATGTCATTATATAATGCTATAAGTTCTGCTGCTGGAGAAAATGAAGAGGGTGTATTTAGCATAAGCTATGAAATAGAAACAGATTATTTTGAAGAGCCTTATAAAGTAAGTAACAGAATATTATCCTATTCTTCTGCTGATGCATTTAAAGATGCTATATCTCAAGTAATATCTCCTGTTAGTTTCTTTATACGTAATAATTTTAATAGAGTTGGAATAAAATCAATAAAATTATCTATAAAAAGAAACAATCTTGAATATGTTTTTTTGAATGATATAACTTTGGTAGAGCCTAGAGCAGTTGCCGGAGAAACTATACATTTAAGATTGGGATATACTCCTTATGGAAAAGAAAAACAATATGTTGATATACCTGTAAAACTTCCTGTTAATTTAAAAACTGATGTATATAGCATATATGCTGCTAATGAATATATATTTAATTATGCAGAGCAGTTATTTATGCCTAGCAAATATGAGATAAGAAGTCTAGATGATGTTCAGCGTATATATGGAAAAAGTTATGATGACAGTGCTTTGAAAGTATGGCTTTATTCTTCATCAAGAGGGGTTCAAATAGGTAAGGACTTATATCCTACACTTCCTCCTTCTAAGTATGGAGCAATGGCTAAAAATGCTACATCAGATAAAGCGGCTGTTATTACTCCTATTAATGGAAATTATCAAATGGATAGTTCTATATTAGGATTGATGAAATTGGATATAATAATAGAAGGTGCTAGAAAATACGAAAATCGTTAA
- a CDS encoding ankyrin repeat domain-containing protein, with the protein MKFVLIIISLIVLMSCSNSEEKKENNINSNINTNSNTSAQNTNTVITNQNNIVTNNVNNKSDVIVRKNIYPIKSYTEEELDEILLFRINRLLVLGNYVNDEENRELIKKEKEKLKPIRDLLIKTINAEDEDGNNALMLAIKYSTDSIIYYDLIKWIVEHGIDLSSKKIFKTLSYDYLKKTSHDHISSKEYSDIAYYLIDSGIYFDYKDVYDLMVNNGNSDIIKKMLDILYDYNFEKVDYNLQSDLLFTSIHNQDIDLVKYFLDLGADINSLNRIRDGSIGTPLMYSAFLENYDIADYLLEKNADVNINCFQDNQELENIWNYYSYYTDERDEIINNFPVLSPTNLNGTVITGNNYYDLIVKILNKTAQNFKLANTDFYYEPTSESIVKSDTNNKYMFISSPILNQEYIDYPDDFTSEEDKYFHYITIWKKEDNKASFVSGFYPLQDAFYEYTYLSDFNIAVSGNYITAEQYDRGKTYYYTFIIENNELYLDKFSTGKSNLISASATNFSEVYNEEYYYNYKSDAQKFNQTSRVKLIDVEKGFFEQLIEDYNK; encoded by the coding sequence ATGAAATTTGTATTAATTATAATAAGTTTAATTGTTCTAATGAGCTGTTCTAATAGTGAGGAAAAGAAAGAAAACAATATAAACTCTAATATTAATACAAATTCAAATACATCAGCACAAAATACTAATACAGTTATTACTAATCAAAATAATATAGTTACTAATAATGTTAATAATAAAAGTGATGTTATAGTAAGAAAAAATATATACCCTATAAAATCATATACAGAAGAAGAACTTGATGAAATACTTCTATTTAGAATTAATAGATTATTAGTATTAGGGAACTATGTAAATGATGAAGAAAATAGAGAGTTAATAAAAAAAGAAAAAGAAAAATTAAAGCCTATAAGAGATTTACTTATAAAAACTATAAATGCCGAAGATGAAGATGGTAATAATGCATTAATGCTTGCTATAAAATACAGTACAGACTCTATTATTTATTATGATTTAATAAAATGGATTGTAGAGCATGGCATTGATTTATCAAGTAAAAAAATATTTAAAACATTATCTTATGATTATCTTAAAAAAACATCTCATGATCATATTAGCAGTAAAGAATATTCAGATATTGCTTATTATTTGATAGACTCTGGAATATATTTCGACTATAAAGATGTATATGACTTAATGGTTAATAATGGTAATTCGGATATTATTAAAAAAATGCTTGATATATTATACGATTATAATTTTGAAAAAGTTGATTATAACTTACAAAGTGATTTATTATTTACTTCCATACATAATCAGGATATTGATTTAGTAAAATATTTTCTGGATCTTGGTGCTGATATTAATTCTCTAAATAGAATTAGGGATGGTTCTATAGGAACTCCTTTAATGTATAGTGCATTTTTAGAGAATTATGATATTGCTGATTATTTATTGGAAAAAAATGCTGATGTTAATATTAATTGTTTTCAAGACAATCAAGAATTAGAAAACATTTGGAATTATTATAGTTATTATACTGATGAAAGAGATGAAATAATAAATAACTTTCCTGTTTTAAGTCCTACAAATTTGAATGGTACTGTTATTACAGGAAATAATTATTATGATTTGATTGTAAAAATATTAAATAAAACAGCTCAGAATTTTAAATTAGCTAATACCGATTTTTATTATGAACCAACTTCTGAGTCTATTGTTAAATCTGATACTAATAATAAATATATGTTTATATCATCTCCTATATTAAATCAGGAATATATAGATTATCCTGATGATTTTACAAGTGAGGAAGATAAATATTTTCATTATATAACTATATGGAAAAAAGAGGATAATAAAGCTTCATTTGTATCAGGGTTTTATCCTTTACAAGATGCATTTTATGAATATACATATTTAAGCGATTTTAATATTGCTGTATCAGGAAACTATATTACAGCAGAACAATATGATCGCGGTAAAACATATTATTACACATTTATTATAGAAAATAATGAATTATATTTAGATAAATTTTCTACAGGTAAATCTAATCTTATATCAGCATCAGCTACTAATTTTTCAGAAGTATACAATGAAGAGTATTATTATAATTATAAATCAGATGCACAGAAATTTAATCAAACAAGCAGAGTAAAACTTATTGATGTTGAAAAAGGATTTTTTGAACAGCTTATAGAAGATTATAATAAATAA
- a CDS encoding NHL repeat-containing protein has translation MKIAKILITLQIVLILSSANVFGVVTRTLSSGKKGFYDNGVYDGIMLTEQGSLTLAPIIEQNGIIAGKDIWKMYPANDGSLFAAISGSGAELYKRTADDTNFTLFASEKNENAFTAVITDSEGNVYAATGPYAKIIKYDSQGNELWRKTLDDTYIWDMKFDDKGNLFAAAGGNNARVLRISSDGNIKEILKTEEQHAMSLLYDENSNKLYVGTAGRGLVLVIDLSTNLESPSYNVLYDTAENEVYAITMDNIGNLYFGTSTRQPAYLILPSIIDGDKRPDESEKEFRNSLYKADSNGTVQRLFFLNQTLVLALSSDKNNNVYFVTGDTADIYKIGGNDGLLSYIGGLKNKILSTFAVSDDGLYFAISKTGEIYRVKHTYPNQGTFTSDSLDLKLLSKLGSLSTMSTIPDGSSISIEVRTGNVARVDNTWSSFAAVGADGKIDVPYGRFLQFKVTMTTSDTETTPVLNSMDFSYVENNLSPEVLNGGLTTHYLQQNDSTETAKNPQLEENEAMIYWKGTDPNGDKLIYNLEYRLKGEKNYRKLADNLSTSYFKFEAYLLPSGIYDFRITASDRYDNPISIAKTKTLEVFNVKYDNDPPEVLDFNVTGSGANRKITFRVEDKLSFIKTVRYSTITGEWKYIVPDDGMLDSMNEVFTVNIEDANAGSVTIEVMDTDGNTKYYSFLI, from the coding sequence ATGAAAATTGCTAAGATTCTAATTACTTTGCAGATAGTATTAATCTTATCTTCTGCTAATGTTTTCGGAGTTGTTACTAGAACATTATCAAGCGGAAAGAAAGGTTTTTATGATAATGGTGTTTATGACGGAATAATGCTTACAGAACAGGGTAGCTTAACTTTAGCTCCTATAATAGAACAAAATGGTATAATTGCTGGTAAAGATATATGGAAAATGTATCCTGCTAATGACGGAAGTTTGTTTGCTGCTATAAGCGGAAGCGGTGCTGAACTTTATAAAAGAACTGCTGATGATACTAACTTTACATTATTTGCTTCAGAGAAAAATGAAAATGCATTTACTGCAGTTATTACTGACAGTGAAGGAAATGTATATGCAGCTACAGGACCTTATGCTAAAATAATAAAATATGATAGTCAAGGTAATGAGCTTTGGAGAAAAACTTTAGATGATACATATATATGGGATATGAAGTTTGATGACAAAGGAAATTTATTTGCAGCAGCAGGCGGAAATAATGCAAGAGTATTGAGAATTTCATCTGACGGTAATATTAAAGAAATATTAAAAACAGAAGAACAGCATGCTATGTCCTTATTATATGATGAAAATAGCAATAAACTTTATGTGGGTACAGCTGGAAGAGGACTTGTATTGGTTATTGATTTATCTACAAATTTAGAAAGTCCTTCATATAATGTATTATATGATACAGCAGAAAATGAAGTTTATGCTATAACTATGGATAATATAGGTAATTTATATTTCGGAACTTCTACAAGACAGCCTGCTTATTTAATACTTCCTTCTATAATAGACGGAGATAAAAGACCTGATGAAAGTGAAAAAGAATTCAGAAACTCTTTATATAAAGCTGATTCTAATGGTACAGTTCAGAGATTATTTTTCTTAAATCAAACATTGGTTTTAGCATTAAGCAGCGATAAAAATAATAATGTATATTTTGTAACAGGCGATACTGCTGATATATATAAAATTGGCGGAAATGACGGACTTTTATCATATATAGGCGGATTAAAAAATAAAATTCTTTCAACATTTGCAGTTTCTGATGACGGACTTTATTTTGCAATATCAAAAACAGGTGAGATATACAGAGTAAAGCATACTTATCCTAATCAAGGTACTTTTACAAGCGATAGTTTGGATTTAAAACTTTTAAGTAAATTAGGAAGCTTAAGTACAATGTCAACTATACCTGATGGTTCTTCTATATCTATTGAAGTGAGAACAGGAAATGTGGCAAGAGTTGATAATACTTGGAGCAGTTTTGCAGCTGTAGGTGCCGATGGAAAAATAGATGTACCTTATGGCAGATTTTTACAGTTCAAAGTTACAATGACTACTTCTGATACAGAAACTACTCCGGTACTTAATTCTATGGATTTTAGTTATGTTGAAAACAATCTTTCTCCTGAGGTTTTAAATGGAGGACTTACTACTCATTATCTTCAGCAGAATGATTCTACTGAAACAGCTAAAAATCCTCAGTTAGAAGAAAATGAGGCTATGATTTATTGGAAGGGAACTGATCCTAATGGTGATAAACTTATATATAATTTAGAGTATAGATTAAAAGGTGAGAAAAATTACAGAAAATTAGCTGATAATTTATCTACCTCATATTTTAAATTTGAAGCTTATTTACTTCCTTCAGGCATTTATGACTTTAGAATAACAGCAAGCGACAGATATGATAATCCTATAAGCATTGCTAAAACTAAAACTTTAGAAGTGTTTAATGTAAAATATGATAATGATCCTCCTGAAGTTTTGGATTTCAATGTTACAGGAAGCGGAGCGAATAGAAAAATCACTTTCAGAGTAGAAGATAAATTATCTTTCATAAAAACTGTTAGATATTCTACTATAACAGGCGAATGGAAATATATTGTTCCTGATGATGGTATGTTAGATTCTATGAATGAAGTATTTACTGTGAATATAGAAGATGCTAATGCTGGTTCTGTTACTATTGAGGTAATGGATACTGATGGAAACACTAAATATTATTCATTCTTAATATAA
- a CDS encoding DUF4261 domain-containing protein has product MNNLIQNNSVIAFILLDDKMFNDFSLQLKKDWNIDITVVSHNNKNIFNIEAIDFEYELAPFNVPDNEAEILMNYNDIDDATREKILSHKSFLSIKVNSENTNFKDIALTFSKVCSKDTYLFEMNEYIKNDKYFPTRLWVRVDVFSDNNGNHAYTEGLKNFGKYEIMAYKTLREVESIIRVLMILSRSVIENNLNIEDGNTMQTDDDYIGMFKFFDNKFIMLEKSLKDINKNQ; this is encoded by the coding sequence ATGAATAATTTAATACAAAATAATTCTGTAATAGCTTTTATATTACTAGATGATAAAATGTTCAATGATTTTTCATTACAATTAAAAAAAGATTGGAATATAGATATAACTGTAGTAAGTCATAATAATAAAAATATATTTAATATTGAAGCAATAGATTTTGAATATGAACTTGCTCCATTCAATGTGCCTGACAATGAAGCTGAAATATTGATGAATTATAATGATATAGATGATGCTACAAGAGAAAAAATACTTAGTCATAAATCATTTTTATCAATTAAGGTTAATAGTGAGAATACTAATTTCAAAGATATTGCTTTAACTTTTAGTAAGGTATGCTCTAAAGATACATATTTATTTGAGATGAATGAATATATAAAAAATGATAAATACTTTCCAACTCGTTTATGGGTGAGAGTTGATGTTTTTTCAGATAATAATGGAAATCATGCTTATACTGAAGGGCTTAAAAATTTCGGTAAGTATGAGATTATGGCTTATAAAACTTTAAGAGAGGTTGAAAGTATAATCAGAGTATTGATGATATTATCAAGAAGCGTCATAGAAAATAATTTAAATATTGAAGACGGCAACACTATGCAGACAGATGATGATTATATAGGAATGTTTAAATTCTTTGATAATAAATTTATAATGCTTGAAAAGAGTCTAAAAGATATAAATAAAAATCAATAA
- a CDS encoding bifunctional nuclease family protein, with protein sequence MVEAKILNLAITDKGFVVILKPEKSDKVVPISIAYLEAQSIMSSLIGYKIERPLTHDIIYSIFQNCSIRLINVIIDNVHADTFFAKLVIEHNGKNIFIDSRPSDAIALSLKSKAPIFIEEHVIEKSGILLEENDNLMKVKEGIPFTYQKFERDELKEKNAENIFIKKEPEEINNADNQQSNINTNNNKKNKEELQKLLDQAVKEERYEDAAKYRDELDNLTE encoded by the coding sequence GTGGTAGAAGCAAAAATACTTAATTTAGCAATTACAGATAAAGGTTTTGTAGTTATTCTAAAACCTGAAAAATCTGATAAAGTTGTACCAATATCAATAGCATATTTAGAGGCTCAGTCTATAATGTCCAGCCTTATAGGATATAAAATAGAAAGACCTCTTACACATGATATAATATACAGCATATTCCAAAACTGCAGTATAAGACTAATCAATGTAATAATAGATAATGTACATGCAGATACTTTTTTTGCTAAGTTAGTTATAGAACATAATGGAAAAAATATATTTATTGATTCCAGACCTTCCGATGCTATAGCACTTTCTCTTAAATCTAAAGCACCTATATTTATAGAAGAGCATGTTATAGAAAAATCTGGTATTCTATTAGAAGAAAATGATAATCTTATGAAAGTAAAAGAAGGAATACCTTTCACTTATCAAAAATTTGAAAGAGATGAGCTTAAAGAAAAAAATGCTGAAAATATATTTATAAAAAAAGAACCTGAAGAAATTAATAATGCAGATAATCAGCAGTCAAATATAAATACAAACAATAATAAAAAGAATAAAGAAGAATTACAGAAATTACTGGATCAGGCAGTAAAAGAAGAAAGATATGAAGATGCTGCTAAATACAGAGATGAACTTGATAATTTAACAGAATAA
- a CDS encoding UDP-N-acetylmuramoyl-tripeptide--D-alanyl-D-alanine ligase yields MGNTLLKDIIAVTKELNSKCFKNIEDLNLNKELEISTDSRDNFDENKLFLAIKGEKFDGNKFALETYNKGCRYFILSDASIKLPDDAVVFYADDTILFFIKLAREYRRRFNIPVISITGSCGKTTTKELTHLFLSTKYKALKTEGNLNNEIGVPKTIFNLDNSYEIAVIEAGMNHKNELLRISEAIEANTVIINNVEPVHIAYLGSIENIAYAKSELFNHTRENANAVINKNTNCIDILEKEASRNNIKNIIEADIKEIIKKDDNTFEYNGITFKHNLIGDFNLHNVLSALKAAELYDVDLQKCADILITYESQKNRMQIINIKGCNVINDCYNSNPAALKNMIKFLSQRSESKKIAVIGDMLETETENSSYHKDIGKIINELKNIDTVIAVGKHSKDIYDTVNCEKYYFENAQSSVEKVKEFLKYDTAMLIKASLGMGFAVIIDSIKNI; encoded by the coding sequence ATGGGTAATACTTTATTAAAAGATATAATTGCAGTAACAAAAGAATTAAACTCTAAATGTTTTAAAAATATAGAAGATTTAAATTTAAATAAAGAATTAGAAATATCAACTGACAGCAGAGATAATTTTGATGAAAATAAATTATTTTTAGCAATTAAAGGCGAAAAGTTTGACGGAAATAAATTTGCATTAGAAACTTATAATAAAGGATGCAGATATTTTATTTTAAGCGATGCAAGTATAAAACTTCCAGATGATGCGGTAGTTTTTTATGCCGATGATACAATACTTTTCTTTATAAAACTCGCTAGAGAATATAGAAGAAGATTCAATATACCTGTGATATCAATAACAGGAAGTTGCGGAAAAACCACTACAAAAGAATTAACTCATCTCTTTTTATCTACAAAATATAAAGCATTGAAAACAGAAGGCAATTTAAATAATGAAATAGGAGTGCCTAAAACAATATTTAATTTAGATAATAGTTATGAGATAGCAGTTATTGAAGCTGGTATGAATCATAAAAATGAATTATTAAGAATATCTGAAGCTATAGAGGCGAATACTGTTATAATAAATAATGTAGAGCCTGTACATATTGCATATTTAGGTTCTATAGAAAATATTGCCTATGCTAAATCAGAGCTTTTTAATCATACTAGAGAAAATGCTAATGCTGTAATAAACAAAAATACTAATTGTATTGATATATTAGAAAAAGAGGCTAGTAGAAACAATATAAAAAATATAATAGAAGCTGATATAAAAGAAATAATAAAAAAAGATGATAATACATTTGAGTATAATGGTATAACTTTTAAACATAATTTAATCGGCGATTTTAATTTGCATAATGTATTATCAGCATTAAAGGCGGCTGAACTTTATGATGTTGATTTACAGAAATGTGCGGATATTTTGATAACTTATGAATCTCAAAAAAACAGAATGCAAATAATCAATATAAAAGGCTGTAATGTAATAAATGACTGTTACAATTCAAATCCTGCTGCATTAAAAAATATGATTAAGTTTTTATCTCAAAGAAGTGAATCAAAAAAGATTGCTGTAATAGGTGACATGCTTGAAACAGAAACTGAAAATTCAAGCTATCATAAAGATATAGGAAAAATTATAAATGAATTAAAAAATATTGATACTGTTATTGCAGTTGGAAAGCATTCAAAGGATATTTACGATACGGTTAATTGCGAGAAATATTATTTTGAAAATGCTCAAAGTTCTGTAGAGAAAGTAAAAGAGTTTTTGAAATATGATACTGCAATGTTAATAAAAGCTTCATTGGGTATGGGATTCGCTGTGATAATAGATTCTATAAAAAATATATAA